The Candidatus Nitrosymbiomonas proteolyticus genome has a segment encoding these proteins:
- a CDS encoding heat-inducible transcription repressor HrcA: protein MKEPTPSHKPEATEELEPRKRTLLRAVVLEYVDTAEPIASEYLVEKYDLGIKSATVRNELSEMAELGFLEQPHTSAGRIPSDKGYRYFVDHLLVPADLRGAHRQTISETQRGGEALFELLNEATLALSRWTQLLSVAAILRDADVRLKNVIVSAVGPHQALLVVVLGNGHVESRMVECPPGLTLTDLGQVNEALQQSFVGESLKSLARSKVGGGTGKSSVEKLELAIRSTLRSIAKDLTRGRLVSKGEELLLAQPEFKRDSEMISELIETLQTTDLVYDALSAGSEAIENVTIGKENRRSELSRLSIVRQVFFVGGKEAGVIGIVGPTRMAYESGLPLVNYTARALSDALTKFFA from the coding sequence ATGAAAGAGCCCACTCCCAGCCACAAACCGGAAGCTACGGAAGAGTTGGAGCCTCGGAAACGGACCTTACTCCGTGCCGTGGTGCTCGAATACGTCGATACCGCCGAACCGATTGCCAGCGAGTACCTCGTCGAGAAGTACGATCTAGGCATCAAATCGGCGACCGTTCGGAACGAGCTGTCCGAGATGGCTGAACTCGGGTTCTTGGAGCAACCCCATACCAGCGCGGGCAGGATTCCCAGCGACAAGGGGTACCGGTACTTCGTCGATCATCTCTTGGTGCCGGCGGACCTCCGAGGGGCGCATCGGCAGACGATCAGCGAGACGCAGCGCGGAGGCGAGGCCCTGTTTGAACTGCTCAACGAAGCCACGTTGGCTCTGAGCCGCTGGACTCAACTGCTGAGCGTTGCCGCAATCCTTCGCGATGCGGACGTGCGCCTCAAAAACGTCATCGTAAGCGCGGTCGGACCGCACCAGGCGCTCTTGGTCGTGGTCTTGGGCAACGGGCATGTTGAGAGCCGGATGGTGGAGTGCCCCCCTGGGTTGACTCTGACCGATTTGGGCCAAGTGAACGAGGCGCTCCAGCAGAGCTTCGTTGGGGAGTCGCTCAAGTCGCTGGCAAGATCGAAGGTCGGCGGTGGAACCGGCAAATCCAGCGTGGAAAAGCTTGAACTGGCGATCCGTTCGACCTTGAGGTCGATCGCGAAGGACTTGACGCGCGGGCGGCTGGTCTCGAAAGGGGAAGAACTCTTGCTCGCCCAGCCGGAGTTCAAGCGGGATTCCGAGATGATTTCTGAACTGATCGAGACGCTGCAAACGACCGATCTTGTGTACGACGCATTGAGCGCGGGAAGCGAGGCGATCGAGAACGTTACGATAGGGAAGGAGAACCGGCGCTCTGAGCTATCCCGGCTCTCGATCGTTCGCCAAGTGTTCTTTGTAGGCGGCAAGGAGGCGGGAGTGATCGGTATCGTCGGCCCTACGCGAATGGCGTATGAGTCGGGGCTTCCGCTCGTCAACTACACAGCCCGCGCCCTCTCCGACGCGCTCACCAAGTTCTTCGCCTGA